In the Necator americanus strain Aroian chromosome X, whole genome shotgun sequence genome, agtctcgcagagtcgaaattcccTACACTGGTGTTGGACGGgtaccacagagtcgaaattctgtacgctggggttggtcgggtcccacagagtcgaaattctgtggaatggagTGGTACCGGACatagtcgaaattctgtggaatggggtcggacgggtcccgcagagtcgaaatgctgtacactggggttggacgggtcccgcagagtcgaaatgtcgtagcatggggtggtacgagtcccacagagtcgaaattctgtggaatggggttggacgggtcccgcagagtcgaaatgccgtagcatggggtggtacgagtcccacagagtcgaaattctgtggaatggggttggacgggtcccgcagagtcgaaatgctgtacactggggttggacggggcccgcagagtcgaaatgccgtagcatggggtggtacgagtcccaattctgtggaatggggtggcgggtcccacagagtcgaaattctgtacactggggttggacgggtcccacagagtcgaaattctgtagcactggggtggtacgagtcccacagagtcgaaatttctgtacactggggttggacgggtccacAGAGTAGAAAGTCTTGAAATTGGCGGGTggccacagagtcgaaattctgtagaatggggtggtacgggtcccacagagtcgaaattctgtacgctggggttggacgggtcccacagagtcgaaattctgtacactggggttggacgggtcccacagagtcgaaattctgtagcatggggttggacgggtcccacagagtcgaatgGGTATAGAGCCGAGGTGCGAAATTCTCTacgctggggttggacgggtcccacagagtcgaaattctgtacgatggggttggacgggtcccacagagtcgaaatgctgtagaatggggtgggacgagTCTCAAGTCGAAATTCTGGACAATGGGGCTGGACGTGTGCCACAGAGTCGAAGTGCCGTATactggggtaggacgggtacCACAGCGTCAAAATTCTCTAcactggggtggtacgagtctcaaagagtcgaaattctcttcactggggttggacgggtcccacagagtagaaattctgtacacGTTGGGGTTGGacgagtcccacagagtcgaaatgctgtggaatggggtggtacgagtcccacagagtcgaagtgCCGTATactggggtaggacgggtacCACAGCGTCAAAATTCTCTAcactggggtggtacgagtctcaaagagtcgaaattctcttcactggggttggacgggtcccacagagtagaaattctgtggaatggggttggacgggtcccgcaGAGTCGAAATGTCGAAATTCCGTAGCATGgggtggacgggtcccacagagtagaaattctctacGCTGGGgctggacgggtcccacaNNNNNNNNNNNNNNNNNNNNNNNNNNNNNNNNNNNNNNNNNNNNNNNNNNNNNNNNNNNNNNNNNNNNNNNNNNNNNNNNNNNNNNNNNNNNNNNNNNNNNNNNNNNNNNNNNNNNNNNNNNNNNNNNNNNNNNNNNNNNNNNNNNNNNNNNNNNNNNNNNNNNNNNNNNNNNNNNNNNNNNNNNNNNNNNNNNNNNNNNNNNNNNNNNNNNNNNNNNNNNNNNNNNNNNNNNNNNNNNNNNNNNNNNNNNNNNNNNNNNNNNNNNNNNNNNNNNNNNNNNNNNNNNNNNNNNNNNNNNNNNNNNNNNNNNNNNNNNNNNNNNNNNNNNNNNNNNNNNNNNNNNNNNNNNNNNNNNNNNNNNNNNNNNNNNNNNNNNNNNNNNNNNNNNNNNNNNNNNNNNNNNNNNNNNNNNNNNNNNNNNNNNNNNNNNNNNNNNNNNNNNNNNNNNNNNNNNNNNNNNNNNNNNNNNNNNNNNNNNNNNNNNNNNNNNNNNNNNNNNggaatggggtggtacggtcccacagagtcgaaattctgtacacttGGGGTTGGTCGGGTACCACAGAGTTGAAATTCTGTAcgatggggttggacgggtcccacagagtcgaaatgctgtagaatgggatGGTGCGAGTctcacagagtcgaaattctgtggaatggggtagTGCGAGTCccgcagagtcgaaattctcttcaccagggttggacgggtcccgcagagtcgaaattctcttcaccagggttggacgggtcccgcagagtcgaaattctgtacactggggttggacgggtcccacaaagtcgaaattctgtagaatggggttggacgggtcccacagagtcgaaattctgtacgatggggttggtcgggtcccacagagtcgaaatgctgtagaatgaggtggtacgagtcTCGCAGAGTCCAAATTCTGTAAACTGGGGTTgaacgggtcccacagagtcaaAATTCTCTACACTGGTTTGGTACGAGTctcacagagtcgaaattctgtggaatggggttggacggaTCCCACAGAGACGAAATTCTGTACGCTTGGGttggtcgggtcccacagagtcgaaatgccgtagcatggggtggtacgagtcccacagagtagaaattctctacactggggttggacgggtcccacagggACGAACTTCTGCACATCAGgtttggacgggtcccacagagtagaaatgctgtagaatgaggtggtacgagtctcgcagagtcgaaattctgtacactggggttgaacgggtaccacagagtcgaaattctgtacgctggggttggtcgggtcccacagagtcgaaattctgtacgctggggttggtcgggtcccacagagtcgaaatgccgtagcatggggtggtacgagtcccacagagtagaaattctctacGCTGGGTTGGTCGGGTACCACTGCGTCAAAATTCTCTACACTGGTGTTGGACGGgtaccacagagtcgaaattctgtagaatggggttggtacgagtcccacagagtcgaaattctgtggaatggggttggacggaTCCCAGAGAGACGAAATTCTGTACGCttgggttggacgggtcccacagagtcaaAATTCTCTACACTGGTTTGGTACGAGTctcacagagtcgaaattctgt is a window encoding:
- a CDS encoding hypothetical protein (NECATOR_CHRX.G21962.T1), whose protein sequence is MGIEPRCEILYAGVGRVPQSRNSVRWGWTGPTESKCCRMGWDESQVEILDNGAGRVPQSRSAVYWGRTGTTASKFSTLGWYESQRVEILFTGVGRVPQSRNSVHVGVGRVPQSRNAVEWGGTSPTESKCRILG